From a region of the Actinomadura luzonensis genome:
- a CDS encoding replication initiator, which translates to MLHRYTTRQEPDGILRLPCKTRRASRCPACAEVYRADTYHLIRAGLVGGKGVPETVTAHPTLFVTLTAPSFGTVHARREKNGKVLPCHARRDAETCPHGHVMSCTVKHGPDDPRLGEPLCPDCYDYTGSVLFNALAPLLWKRFGDALRRRLAKLGGLTLKELREHLTLSFAKVAEYQRRGVVHFHAVIRLDGPDGPAAPPPAWATADALAHVVRQAATAVTAKAPAYDDEPERVLRWGEQLDVRPITLDGDLTDQAVAGYIAKYATKAAECVGTLDRRVNPLDDLDAYNLRDHPKRLIAECLRLSAIAELADLRLVNWAHMLGFRGHFSTRSRRYSTTLGELRADREQHARNDEITTGRLPLFDEDAVLVISEWTYAGKGYSIGDQLIAAAITGHGVPDTRAGAR; encoded by the coding sequence CTGCTCCACCGCTACACGACGCGACAGGAGCCCGACGGCATCCTGCGCCTGCCCTGCAAGACCCGCCGCGCCTCCCGCTGCCCCGCCTGCGCCGAGGTCTACCGCGCCGACACCTACCACCTCATCCGCGCCGGCCTGGTCGGCGGCAAGGGCGTTCCCGAGACAGTGACCGCGCACCCCACGCTCTTCGTCACCCTCACCGCACCCAGCTTCGGAACGGTCCACGCTCGACGGGAGAAGAACGGCAAGGTCCTGCCCTGCCACGCCCGCCGCGACGCGGAGACCTGCCCGCACGGCCACGTCATGTCCTGCACGGTCAAGCACGGCCCGGACGACCCGCGTCTCGGCGAACCGCTCTGCCCCGACTGCTACGACTACACCGGCTCCGTCCTGTTCAACGCCCTGGCGCCGCTGCTGTGGAAGCGCTTCGGGGACGCTCTGCGCCGCCGCCTCGCCAAGCTCGGCGGCCTGACGCTCAAGGAGCTCCGCGAGCACCTCACCCTCTCCTTCGCCAAGGTCGCCGAATACCAGCGCCGCGGCGTCGTCCACTTCCACGCCGTCATCCGCCTCGACGGCCCCGACGGTCCGGCCGCACCGCCGCCGGCCTGGGCGACCGCCGACGCCCTCGCACACGTCGTCCGCCAGGCCGCCACAGCCGTCACCGCCAAAGCCCCGGCCTACGACGACGAGCCGGAACGAGTCCTGCGATGGGGCGAACAGCTCGACGTCCGGCCCATCACCCTCGACGGTGACCTGACGGACCAGGCCGTCGCCGGCTACATCGCCAAGTACGCCACCAAGGCCGCCGAATGCGTCGGCACCCTCGACCGCCGTGTCAACCCGCTGGACGACCTCGACGCCTACAACCTCCGCGACCACCCAAAACGCCTGATCGCCGAATGCCTGCGCCTCAGCGCCATCGCCGAACTGGCTGACCTCCGCCTCGTCAACTGGGCCCACATGCTCGGCTTCCGGGGCCACTTCTCCACCCGCTCCCGCCGCTACTCCACCACCCTCGGCGAACTGCGGGCCGACCGTGAACAGCACGCCCGGAACGACGAGATCACCACCGGCCGGCTGCCCCTGTTCGACGAGGACGCCGTCCTCGTGATCAGCGAGTGGACCTACGCGGGCAAGGGCTACAGCATCGGCGACCAGCTCATCGCCGCAGCGATAACCGGACATGGCGTCCCGGACACTCGGGCTGGTGCTCGATGA
- a CDS encoding GntR family transcriptional regulator: MVKNTGRPGYLQIADDLRAQIRGGSLAPGSPLPSTAQLSEQYDASLSVVKMAVGILRNEGLVIGQQGKGVFVRDLDENPAAGDLAGEVAELRSTVQDLSARLAKVEEQLTTSTTRRSGRSSR; this comes from the coding sequence ATGGTCAAGAACACCGGGCGCCCCGGCTACCTGCAGATCGCCGACGATCTCCGAGCGCAGATCCGCGGCGGCTCCCTCGCGCCCGGCAGTCCACTGCCGTCCACCGCCCAGCTCTCCGAGCAGTACGACGCTTCGCTGTCGGTCGTGAAGATGGCCGTCGGCATCCTGCGCAACGAAGGGCTCGTGATCGGCCAGCAGGGCAAGGGCGTCTTCGTCCGCGATCTCGACGAGAACCCGGCCGCGGGCGACCTGGCCGGCGAGGTGGCCGAACTGCGGTCCACAGTCCAGGACCTGTCGGCGCGACTGGCCAAGGTCGAGGAGCAGTTGACTACGTCCACGACACGCCGCTCCGGACGTAGCAGCCGGTGA
- a CDS encoding DUF2637 domain-containing protein produces the protein MRRLARWLLDTGPVLVLALIAGAGSFTHIRDTAAEHGQTGWMSWAVAICIDLTCVMAARERQRDTKTGRTRRGAVSWPVLVLIGGITLSLAANLAQAAPTVWGWITAATPAGAFLLAVSMLERRAAHPGAEIPEAAPAPVPEPVLADERDDQEDGPAPALLDYARRIADQHQAKHGRPITLDALRVHLGVSSQLASDLLNTLRTA, from the coding sequence ATGCGACGCCTGGCCCGCTGGCTGCTCGACACCGGTCCGGTCCTCGTTCTGGCCCTCATCGCCGGAGCTGGCTCCTTCACCCACATCCGTGACACCGCCGCCGAGCACGGCCAGACCGGCTGGATGTCCTGGGCGGTCGCCATCTGCATCGACCTGACCTGCGTCATGGCCGCCCGCGAACGACAGCGCGACACCAAGACCGGCCGGACCCGGCGCGGAGCGGTCTCCTGGCCCGTCCTGGTTCTGATCGGCGGCATCACCCTGTCCCTGGCGGCCAACCTCGCCCAAGCCGCTCCGACCGTCTGGGGCTGGATCACCGCCGCCACTCCGGCCGGCGCGTTCCTGCTCGCCGTCTCCATGCTCGAACGCCGCGCCGCCCACCCCGGGGCGGAGATTCCGGAAGCCGCACCTGCGCCCGTCCCGGAACCCGTTCTCGCTGACGAGCGGGACGACCAGGAGGACGGCCCGGCACCGGCGCTCCTCGACTACGCCCGCCGCATCGCCGACCAACACCAGGCCAAGCACGGCCGTCCCATCACCCTCGACGCCCTACGCGTCCATCTCGGCGTGTCCAGCCAACTCGCCTCAGACCTGCTCAACACCCTGCGCACCGCCTGA
- a CDS encoding HAD hydrolase-like protein: MADNQLGKLRRTGLFEIAAQRCGTSLAQGGWMVGDSLIADIEGGQAAGLRTIWIDRGTWPGHEHQAEHVVAVAVEAIAIVRELMPLQ, translated from the coding sequence ATGGCCGACAACCAACTCGGCAAGCTCCGCCGAACCGGCCTGTTCGAGATCGCCGCTCAGCGATGCGGAACCAGCCTGGCCCAGGGCGGCTGGATGGTCGGCGACAGCCTCATTGCTGACATCGAGGGAGGACAAGCAGCCGGCCTACGTACCATCTGGATCGATCGGGGAACGTGGCCAGGCCACGAGCACCAAGCCGAACACGTAGTCGCCGTCGCCGTCGAGGCAATCGCCATCGTGCGCGAGCTTATGCCACTTCAGTAG
- a CDS encoding tyrosine-type recombinase/integrase, with amino-acid sequence MNTTYDVKLGEIQHRTDRDTPTFIARWRVAGKQKSKSFRTRGLANAFMSDLRQAAKTGEEFDVATGLPVSMLARASSGPTFFEFAQAYVLRRWTSSAARTRETDAYALLSLIPALVAKAPHRPADENLREVLRIHALLPEKRRADLTAAQTVALGWLERASLPLSELKEPHVLRVALDAISVTFAGSPAGANTVRRKRAILHHLLEHAVEQKLFGSNPLDEIKWIAPKAVTVIDPRTVVNPAQARALLDAVPKVGRKRGPRLKALFACIYYAALRPEEAADLRLRNCMLPETGWGLIVLENARPQGVKRWTDSGQTHESRSLKHRANKETREIPIPPVLVAMLREHIGEYGTAKDGRIFSTGTGGTYSSSAHSYVWQETRKLALTPSQVASSLAARPYDLRHAAVSLWLNAGVPAPEVAKRAGHSVDVLLRVYAKCVDGQQEHINGKINDALDT; translated from the coding sequence GTGAACACCACGTACGACGTGAAGCTCGGCGAGATCCAGCACCGCACCGACCGGGACACGCCCACGTTCATCGCCCGCTGGCGTGTCGCAGGCAAGCAGAAGTCGAAGAGCTTCCGAACCAGGGGCCTGGCCAACGCGTTCATGTCCGACCTTCGGCAGGCCGCCAAGACAGGGGAGGAGTTCGACGTCGCCACCGGGCTGCCGGTGTCGATGCTGGCCCGTGCGTCCTCCGGACCGACGTTCTTCGAGTTCGCTCAGGCGTACGTACTTCGCCGCTGGACCTCCTCGGCGGCCCGAACCCGGGAGACCGACGCCTACGCACTCCTTTCGCTGATTCCGGCATTGGTGGCCAAGGCGCCGCACCGTCCTGCAGATGAGAACCTGCGGGAGGTACTCCGCATCCATGCGCTTCTCCCGGAGAAGAGGCGGGCGGACCTGACCGCGGCACAAACGGTGGCTCTCGGCTGGTTGGAACGGGCGTCCCTTCCGCTGTCCGAGCTGAAGGAGCCGCATGTCCTTCGGGTGGCTCTCGACGCCATCTCGGTCACTTTCGCCGGTTCGCCGGCGGGCGCGAACACGGTACGGCGTAAGCGGGCCATCCTGCATCACCTTCTGGAGCACGCGGTCGAGCAGAAGCTGTTCGGCAGCAACCCCCTGGATGAGATCAAGTGGATTGCGCCCAAGGCCGTCACGGTGATCGACCCCCGCACGGTCGTCAATCCCGCCCAAGCACGCGCACTCCTCGATGCCGTGCCCAAGGTGGGCCGCAAGCGCGGTCCCCGGCTCAAAGCCCTGTTCGCCTGCATCTACTACGCCGCCCTCCGACCGGAGGAGGCGGCGGACTTGCGGCTGAGGAACTGCATGCTGCCTGAGACGGGCTGGGGCCTGATCGTCCTGGAGAACGCACGACCCCAGGGGGTCAAGCGCTGGACCGACTCCGGCCAGACCCACGAGTCACGCAGCCTCAAGCACCGGGCGAACAAGGAGACCAGAGAGATCCCGATCCCGCCCGTCCTGGTCGCCATGCTCCGCGAGCACATCGGCGAGTACGGCACCGCGAAGGACGGCCGGATCTTCAGCACCGGCACCGGCGGCACCTACTCCAGCTCGGCGCATTCCTACGTCTGGCAGGAGACCCGCAAGCTCGCCCTCACTCCGTCGCAGGTCGCCTCGTCGCTGGCTGCTCGGCCGTACGACCTTCGCCATGCGGCCGTGTCGCTCTGGCTGAACGCCGGTGTCCCGGCCCCGGAGGTTGCCAAGAGGGCCGGACACAGCGTTGACGTCCTGCTGCGGGTCTATGCCAAGTGCGTGGACGGTCAGCAGGAGCACATCAACGGCAAGATCAACGACGCCCTGGACACGTAG
- a CDS encoding FtsK/SpoIIIE domain-containing protein → MRDALVVLAVLAALAAGLWAWRRWHPGSFWLALRYPAAAVSVRASWRRVALGCGLTKKRQRFWFTTVPGLVASTGVVRVRRRFQRIAVDTKPFMWLPMPTRHGWRVTLHTLEGQTPGDYADAAEALAHSWGVHAIRASSPRPGRVVLMATVYDPLVKVEHLPASADLLTVTVGRLEDGRPWTIDFRVVPHWLNAGATQSGKSNLANALIVGLAPQPVALVGFDLKGGVEFTPYASRLSALATSRAESVTLLEDLVCLMIDRMGLCRQAGARNIWQLPPGIRPIPIVVLVDELAELYLMADKSEKDEIAKTSTALLRVAQLGRAFGIYLFCCGQRIGSDLGPGVTALRAQCSGRICHRVNDPETATMTLGDLDPAALVSARAIPAETPGVAIVAGQDGQWYRARSFYVTEQTAEHAARAHAHLTPSWDEITSHLPDTVNA, encoded by the coding sequence ATGCGTGACGCGCTCGTCGTGCTCGCAGTCCTGGCCGCGCTCGCGGCCGGGCTGTGGGCCTGGCGCCGCTGGCATCCCGGCTCCTTCTGGCTGGCGCTCCGCTATCCGGCCGCCGCCGTGTCCGTCCGCGCCTCGTGGCGACGGGTCGCGCTCGGCTGCGGGCTGACCAAGAAGCGGCAACGCTTCTGGTTCACCACCGTCCCCGGACTGGTCGCCTCCACCGGAGTCGTCCGGGTGAGGCGCCGCTTCCAGCGCATCGCGGTGGACACCAAGCCGTTCATGTGGCTTCCCATGCCGACCCGCCACGGCTGGCGCGTCACCCTGCACACTCTGGAAGGCCAGACACCCGGCGACTATGCCGACGCCGCCGAAGCCCTGGCTCATTCCTGGGGCGTTCACGCCATCCGCGCCTCCTCGCCTCGTCCGGGGCGGGTGGTGCTGATGGCCACCGTTTACGACCCCCTCGTCAAGGTCGAACACCTGCCTGCCTCTGCCGACCTGCTCACGGTCACCGTAGGACGGCTGGAGGACGGCAGGCCCTGGACCATCGACTTCCGCGTCGTGCCGCACTGGCTCAACGCGGGCGCGACCCAGTCCGGCAAATCGAACCTCGCCAACGCCCTGATCGTCGGCCTCGCGCCGCAACCCGTGGCGCTGGTCGGCTTCGACCTCAAAGGCGGCGTCGAGTTCACTCCGTATGCGTCCCGGCTGTCCGCGCTGGCCACCTCGCGCGCCGAGTCGGTCACGCTCCTGGAGGACCTCGTTTGCCTGATGATCGACCGGATGGGCTTGTGCCGTCAGGCCGGCGCCCGCAACATCTGGCAGCTCCCGCCCGGCATCCGCCCCATTCCGATCGTGGTCCTGGTCGACGAGCTGGCCGAGCTGTACCTGATGGCGGACAAGAGCGAGAAGGACGAGATCGCCAAGACCTCGACCGCGCTGCTCAGGGTCGCGCAGCTCGGGCGCGCGTTTGGCATCTACCTGTTCTGCTGCGGCCAGCGCATCGGCTCGGACCTCGGTCCCGGTGTCACGGCTCTGCGGGCCCAGTGCTCCGGGCGGATCTGTCACCGCGTCAACGATCCCGAGACCGCCACCATGACCCTCGGCGACCTCGATCCTGCCGCTCTCGTCTCCGCCCGCGCCATCCCGGCCGAGACTCCCGGCGTCGCCATCGTCGCCGGACAGGACGGTCAGTGGTACCGCGCCCGTTCCTTCTACGTCACCGAGCAGACCGCCGAACACGCGGCCCGCGCCCACGCCCATCTCACCCCGTCCTGGGACGAGATCACCAGTCACCTGCCTGACACCGTCAACGCCTGA
- a CDS encoding helix-turn-helix transcriptional regulator gives MSRRDDLLTVPEVLAELGGVSRRTFYRWRELGRAPVCVQLPNLELRVWRSDLTAWLDSRREAA, from the coding sequence ATGAGCCGTCGTGACGACCTGCTGACCGTCCCAGAGGTTCTCGCCGAGCTGGGCGGGGTCTCCCGCCGCACCTTCTACCGCTGGCGCGAGCTCGGCCGGGCGCCGGTCTGCGTTCAGCTGCCCAACCTCGAACTCCGCGTCTGGCGGAGCGACCTCACGGCTTGGCTCGACTCTCGACGGGAGGCTGCGTGA
- a CDS encoding SCO3933 family regulatory protein — protein sequence MRSVPIPVDVTKLAITCVKAPRPRVLNRDTGEIKTDKNGNTVFEVTVSVEDEFGRIELVKIATTGEPPISVGDQINPVGLLGYVWEIAGRWGISYRASALLPVRETADA from the coding sequence ATGCGTTCCGTTCCGATTCCCGTGGACGTCACCAAGCTCGCCATCACCTGCGTCAAGGCCCCGCGCCCGCGGGTGCTCAACAGGGACACCGGCGAGATCAAGACCGACAAGAACGGCAACACCGTCTTCGAGGTCACCGTCTCGGTGGAGGACGAGTTCGGCCGGATCGAACTCGTCAAGATCGCCACCACCGGAGAGCCGCCCATCAGCGTCGGCGATCAGATCAACCCGGTCGGCCTGCTCGGCTACGTCTGGGAGATCGCTGGCCGGTGGGGGATCAGCTACCGTGCCTCGGCCCTGCTCCCGGTCCGGGAGACCGCCGATGCGTGA
- a CDS encoding helix-turn-helix domain-containing protein, with amino-acid sequence MANERLRAALLQKGVSITDLADAIQVDPKTVERWITKGRAPYRKHRFAVASYLGAEETYLWPEALTREQVASASESEIVTVYPHRWAVPRDVWGRLFASASEEIGVLVYSGLFLADDAGMVRMFAEKAAAGVRVRILLGDPDCDEVAQRGEDEGIGDGMASKIRNVMVLYRPLLGRPNVEFRLHATVLYNSIYRADDQFLVNTHVYGVPAGNAPVLHLRRVIGGDMVATYAESFERVWDGARPIGS; translated from the coding sequence ATGGCGAACGAACGGCTGCGTGCCGCCCTTCTGCAGAAGGGCGTGAGCATCACTGACCTGGCCGACGCGATCCAGGTCGATCCCAAAACGGTCGAACGATGGATCACCAAGGGACGCGCGCCGTACCGAAAGCACCGATTCGCGGTGGCTTCTTACCTCGGCGCCGAGGAGACGTACCTCTGGCCGGAGGCCCTGACCCGCGAGCAGGTCGCCTCAGCGTCCGAGTCGGAGATCGTCACGGTCTATCCGCATCGCTGGGCCGTGCCCCGGGACGTGTGGGGACGTCTGTTCGCGAGCGCGTCCGAGGAGATCGGCGTGCTGGTCTACAGCGGCTTGTTCCTCGCGGACGACGCCGGCATGGTGCGCATGTTCGCCGAGAAGGCCGCCGCCGGCGTCCGCGTCCGCATCCTGCTCGGCGACCCGGACTGCGACGAGGTGGCCCAGCGCGGCGAGGACGAGGGCATCGGCGACGGCATGGCCTCCAAGATCCGCAACGTCATGGTCCTCTACCGGCCTCTACTGGGACGCCCGAACGTCGAGTTCCGGCTGCACGCCACCGTCCTGTACAACTCGATCTACCGCGCGGACGACCAGTTCCTCGTCAACACGCACGTCTACGGCGTCCCGGCCGGCAACGCCCCGGTCCTCCACCTCCGCAGGGTCATCGGCGGGGACATGGTCGCCACCTACGCCGAGAGCTTCGAACGCGTCTGGGACGGCGCCCGACCGATAGGTTCCTGA
- a CDS encoding IS1182 family transposase, whose product MEWLVSMQPRSWPEPDPVIAAAIRSMYRGKRQPPLPVRVRDELGELFADAEFAAAFGSEGRPGWSPGRLALITVLQRVDNLTDRQAADTVRADLSWKYALGLALDDPGFDASVLSEFRTRVIAHGLEERALDLLLARLVEKGLIGAGGKQRTDSTHVISAVRDLNRLELAGECVRAALEAISAADPGWTSRVLELPGWAGRYRARVDSWRLPASETKRAELARAYGADGYALVEAVYAPFSPAWLRDLPAVQALRVMLIQNYVRVTDRKGREVVCRRRPLEDGGEGLPPGRSRLTSPYDVDARWAAKGDDLFWNGYKLHISETCNTTTGTTGTTGTTGTNIVPPNLITNVATTDATVPDNQMTDKIHQMLAARELLPDEHYLDSGYPSAELLVSARKRFGIALITPVLLDYSSQARAAAGYDRAAFTIDWDAEQARCPQGQASSSWSRCTQRDTEAIVVKFSGEVCRPCPVRSLCTSARRGGRQLTIRARPLQEALDQARVDQASKDWRDKYKLRAGVEGTMRQAVAVTGVRRARYRGLAKVHLEHVFSAVALNLIRLDAWWNGHPLDRTRTGHLARLELAELALAA is encoded by the coding sequence ATGGAGTGGCTGGTGTCGATGCAACCCCGGTCCTGGCCGGAGCCGGACCCGGTGATCGCGGCGGCGATCCGGTCGATGTATCGCGGCAAGCGGCAGCCGCCGCTCCCCGTCCGGGTCCGGGATGAGCTGGGCGAATTGTTCGCGGACGCGGAATTCGCCGCGGCGTTCGGGAGCGAGGGCAGACCGGGCTGGTCACCGGGCCGGCTGGCGTTGATCACGGTGTTGCAGCGGGTGGACAACCTCACCGACCGGCAGGCCGCCGACACCGTGCGAGCGGACCTGAGCTGGAAGTACGCGCTCGGGCTGGCGTTGGACGATCCCGGCTTCGACGCCAGTGTGCTGAGTGAGTTCCGGACTCGGGTCATCGCTCACGGCCTGGAGGAGAGGGCGCTGGACCTGCTGCTGGCCAGGCTCGTTGAGAAAGGCCTGATCGGAGCGGGTGGCAAGCAGCGTACCGACTCCACCCACGTGATCAGCGCGGTCCGGGACCTGAACCGGCTGGAACTGGCCGGGGAGTGTGTCCGCGCAGCGTTGGAGGCGATCTCGGCCGCCGACCCCGGCTGGACGAGCAGGGTTCTTGAGTTGCCCGGCTGGGCCGGACGCTACCGTGCCCGGGTCGACTCCTGGCGGCTGCCGGCCTCGGAGACGAAACGTGCCGAGCTTGCGCGCGCCTACGGCGCGGACGGCTATGCGCTGGTGGAAGCGGTGTATGCGCCGTTCTCGCCGGCCTGGCTGCGTGATCTGCCCGCGGTGCAGGCGCTGCGGGTCATGTTGATCCAGAACTATGTGCGCGTCACCGATCGTAAGGGGCGGGAGGTGGTCTGTCGGCGGCGGCCCCTCGAAGACGGTGGAGAGGGACTGCCGCCGGGCAGATCGCGGCTGACCTCCCCCTACGATGTCGATGCCCGCTGGGCGGCCAAGGGTGACGACTTGTTCTGGAACGGCTACAAGCTGCACATCAGCGAGACCTGCAACACCACGACCGGCACGACCGGCACGACCGGCACGACCGGCACGAACATCGTGCCGCCCAACTTGATCACGAACGTCGCCACCACGGACGCGACCGTGCCCGACAACCAGATGACCGACAAGATCCACCAGATGCTCGCGGCGCGTGAGTTGCTGCCGGATGAGCACTACCTCGATTCCGGCTACCCGTCCGCGGAACTCCTCGTGAGTGCGCGCAAGAGGTTCGGGATCGCGCTTATCACCCCGGTTCTGCTGGATTATTCATCGCAAGCCCGCGCCGCAGCCGGGTACGACCGTGCGGCGTTCACCATCGACTGGGACGCCGAACAGGCGAGGTGCCCACAAGGGCAGGCGAGTTCCTCCTGGAGCCGGTGCACCCAGCGCGACACCGAGGCGATCGTGGTCAAGTTCAGCGGCGAGGTCTGCCGGCCGTGCCCGGTGCGCTCCTTGTGCACCTCGGCCAGAAGAGGCGGACGCCAGCTCACCATCCGTGCCCGCCCCCTTCAAGAGGCTCTTGACCAAGCCCGTGTCGATCAGGCCAGCAAGGACTGGCGGGACAAGTACAAGCTCCGCGCCGGAGTCGAGGGCACCATGCGCCAGGCGGTCGCGGTCACCGGGGTCCGCCGGGCCCGCTACCGGGGCCTGGCCAAGGTCCACCTCGAACACGTCTTCTCCGCCGTGGCGCTCAACCTCATCCGCCTGGACGCCTGGTGGAACGGACACCCGCTCGACCGGACCCGCACCGGCCACCTCGCCCGCCTCGAACTGGCAGAACTCGCTCTCGCGGCCTGA